A stretch of Arachis hypogaea cultivar Tifrunner chromosome 15, arahy.Tifrunner.gnm2.J5K5, whole genome shotgun sequence DNA encodes these proteins:
- the LOC112746981 gene encoding uncharacterized protein isoform X2, whose protein sequence is MYGTKMFFNLKEANVIQFKNRYQIKLGVIDDSDCAYFIIFDKEAKQVLGKSCIEILDPLLLDVDYTSDLLLTSKASSIIKGEKVEGAKELRYFFHRSWKLVQ, encoded by the exons ATGTATGGCACAAAGATGTTCTTCAATCTTAAAGAAGCAAATGTCATCCAATTTAAAAATAG GTACCAAATAAAGCTTGGTGTCATTGATGACTCTGATTGTGCATATTTCATAATCTTTGACAAGGAGGCAAAACAAGTTTTGGGAAAGAGTTGTatagagatacttgatccactctTATTG gatgttgactacacCAGTGATTTGCTTCTAACTTCAAAGGCATCCTCAATTATTAAaggagagaaagtagaaggtgctaag gaattgagatacttcttccatagaagttggaagttggtgcagtaa
- the LOC112746981 gene encoding uncharacterized protein isoform X1, with translation MYGTKMFFNLKEANVIQFKNRYQIKLGVIDDSDCAYFIIFDKEAKQVLGKSCIEILDPLLLDVDYTSDLLLTSKASSIIKGEKVEGAKNLLLEFSNEVVKNDESEVLENAITPTKRLSSESEDSKV, from the exons ATGTATGGCACAAAGATGTTCTTCAATCTTAAAGAAGCAAATGTCATCCAATTTAAAAATAG GTACCAAATAAAGCTTGGTGTCATTGATGACTCTGATTGTGCATATTTCATAATCTTTGACAAGGAGGCAAAACAAGTTTTGGGAAAGAGTTGTatagagatacttgatccactctTATTG gatgttgactacacCAGTGATTTGCTTCTAACTTCAAAGGCATCCTCAATTATTAAaggagagaaagtagaaggtgctaag aatttgttgcttgaattctcTAATGAAGTTGTGAAAAATGATGAATCCGAAGTGTTGGAAAATGCTATTACCCCAACCAAGCGACTATCCTCGGAGTCGGAAGATTCGAAAGTATaa